A genomic stretch from Pantanalinema sp. includes:
- the fliF gene encoding flagellar basal-body MS-ring/collar protein FliF, with protein sequence MNDFIKQLKQDITRIWTSLTQVQRIVFGAVAAASVVAIVMLVLWAQTPEWSPLFTNMEEQDAGQVIEKLKEAKVPYQVTGSAIMVPKSKVHELRLEMAAKGLPQGGTVGFELFDKNQFGMTDALQKLNYQRALQGELVRTIQSLDGIETARVHLVIPEKDLFSDSAEEPSAAVVVKLRPGAKLKGEQVKTVAYLVAKSVEGLKVANVVITDVDGRNYSDEVGPGEDGMASPELTMSQMEVKKQVESGLRKNLQATLDRVLGPNNSVVTVAADLDFSQVETNEETYQPVVRNQDGSQTGILRSTKELRESYNGAGAPSGGIPGVTSNINGGANASLPTYPASESAGVPGAYNKSDLVRNYEVNKNVTRKIKAPAEIKRLSVAVAVNGELDPQQLADLKQMVSAAAGSDAVRGDTVVVTAQKFNDTVQKAEEMELAKAKQQETVQSYLKILVGVLIGIAALFLLRRGLAARAESFDETPLTLEGFDVDARLSQPASIGTIGEDDRKTHLQKEITKVVKQQPSDVAKLLKSWMLEDE encoded by the coding sequence ATGAACGACTTCATCAAGCAGCTAAAGCAAGACATCACCCGCATCTGGACCAGCTTGACGCAGGTCCAGCGGATCGTCTTCGGGGCGGTCGCCGCCGCGAGCGTGGTGGCCATCGTCATGCTGGTGCTCTGGGCCCAGACGCCGGAGTGGTCGCCCCTCTTCACCAACATGGAGGAGCAGGACGCCGGCCAGGTGATCGAGAAGCTCAAGGAGGCCAAGGTCCCCTACCAGGTCACGGGCTCCGCGATCATGGTGCCCAAGTCCAAGGTCCACGAGCTGCGCCTCGAGATGGCGGCCAAGGGCCTGCCCCAGGGCGGCACCGTGGGCTTCGAGCTCTTCGACAAGAACCAGTTCGGCATGACCGATGCCCTCCAGAAGCTCAACTACCAGCGCGCCCTGCAAGGGGAGCTGGTGCGCACCATCCAGTCGCTGGACGGCATCGAGACCGCCCGGGTCCACCTGGTCATCCCCGAGAAGGACCTCTTCTCGGACAGTGCCGAGGAGCCCTCGGCCGCGGTGGTGGTCAAGCTCAGGCCGGGCGCCAAGCTGAAGGGCGAGCAGGTCAAGACCGTCGCGTACCTGGTGGCCAAGAGCGTCGAGGGCCTCAAGGTCGCCAACGTGGTCATCACCGACGTGGACGGCCGGAACTACTCGGACGAGGTGGGCCCCGGCGAGGACGGCATGGCGTCTCCCGAGCTGACCATGTCCCAGATGGAGGTCAAGAAGCAGGTCGAGAGCGGCCTGCGCAAGAACCTCCAGGCGACCCTCGATCGGGTGCTCGGTCCCAACAACTCGGTGGTGACGGTGGCGGCGGACCTGGACTTCAGCCAGGTCGAGACCAACGAGGAGACCTACCAGCCCGTGGTCCGCAACCAGGATGGCAGCCAGACCGGCATCCTGCGCTCGACCAAGGAGCTGCGCGAGAGCTACAACGGGGCGGGTGCGCCCAGCGGCGGGATCCCGGGCGTCACCTCCAACATCAACGGCGGCGCCAACGCGAGCCTGCCCACCTACCCGGCCTCCGAGTCCGCGGGCGTGCCCGGCGCCTACAACAAGAGCGACCTGGTCCGCAACTACGAGGTCAACAAGAACGTGACCCGCAAGATCAAGGCGCCGGCCGAGATCAAGCGCCTCTCGGTGGCGGTCGCCGTCAACGGCGAGCTGGACCCCCAGCAGCTGGCGGACCTCAAGCAGATGGTCTCGGCCGCGGCGGGCAGCGACGCGGTGCGCGGCGACACGGTCGTCGTGACGGCCCAGAAGTTCAACGACACGGTCCAGAAGGCCGAGGAGATGGAGCTCGCCAAGGCCAAGCAGCAGGAGACGGTCCAGAGCTACCTCAAGATCCTGGTGGGCGTGCTGATCGGCATCGCGGCGCTCTTCCTCTTGCGCCGCGGCCTCGCCGCTCGCGCCGAGAGCTTCGACGAGACCCCGCTTACCCTGGAAGGCTTCGACGTGGACGCCCGGCTCTCCCAGCCCGCCTCGATCGGCACCATCGGCGAGGACGACCGCAAGACGCACCTCCAGAAGGAGATCACCAAGGTGGTCAAGCAGCAGCCCTCGGACGTGGCCAAGCTGCTGAAATCCTGGATGCTCGAGGACGAGTAA
- the fliE gene encoding flagellar hook-basal body complex protein FliE, producing the protein MAGLPPFIPIPGAPGLGLPFPKLGQPQAAPGADFGSMFDEAQRKRAELPMAPVEKPAKSLFAAPVAPAQPAAPTAISELGKPLGAFLESVNAEQIHADSLKNELATGGDVELHDVMIAAEKAGISVELTMQLRNKLLDAYQEIMRMSV; encoded by the coding sequence ATGGCTGGGCTTCCTCCTTTCATTCCCATTCCCGGGGCTCCGGGTCTCGGTCTGCCCTTCCCAAAGCTGGGTCAGCCTCAGGCGGCACCCGGCGCCGACTTCGGCAGCATGTTCGACGAGGCCCAGCGCAAGCGGGCCGAGCTGCCCATGGCCCCGGTCGAGAAGCCGGCCAAGTCCCTGTTCGCCGCTCCGGTGGCGCCGGCGCAGCCCGCGGCCCCCACGGCGATCTCCGAGCTCGGCAAGCCCCTCGGGGCCTTCCTGGAGAGCGTCAACGCGGAGCAGATCCATGCCGACTCCCTGAAGAACGAGCTTGCGACGGGAGGGGACGTGGAGCTGCACGACGTGATGATCGCGGCCGAGAAGGCCGGGATCTCGGTCGAGTTGACCATGCAGCTGCGCAACAAGCTCCTCGACGCCTACCAAGAAATCATGCGGATGTCCGTCTAG
- the flgC gene encoding flagellar basal body rod protein FlgC, with amino-acid sequence MSTFDALNVSGSALTAQRLRMDTIASNLANANTTRTDKGTPFRREMVVFEAKPSNRPGLPGTGVHVAGIVEDQAPFRLVYDPGHPDANQQGYVAFPNVNPVAEMTDMISATRSYEANVTVVQALKGAANKALEI; translated from the coding sequence ATGAGCACCTTCGACGCCCTCAACGTCAGCGGCAGCGCCTTGACGGCCCAGCGCCTGCGGATGGACACCATCGCGAGCAACCTCGCCAACGCCAACACGACCCGAACCGACAAGGGTACCCCCTTCCGCCGCGAGATGGTCGTCTTCGAGGCCAAGCCCTCCAACCGCCCGGGTCTCCCGGGCACCGGCGTCCACGTGGCGGGAATCGTCGAGGACCAGGCCCCTTTCCGGCTGGTCTACGACCCCGGCCACCCCGACGCCAACCAGCAGGGCTACGTGGCGTTCCCGAACGTCAATCCCGTCGCCGAGATGACCGACATGATCTCGGCGACCCGCTCTTACGAGGCAAACGTCACCGTCGTGCAGGCCCTCAAGGGTGCTGCCAACAAGGCCCTGGAGATCTAG
- the flgB gene encoding flagellar basal body rod protein FlgB — protein MLDKLFGKNAEVMASALDGLSMRQKAIAENVANADTPHYKRFEVAFEGALARTVSRPDAFSVPMAATHPGHYRVDGPQSLDDFQATVSRSSEVTMRNDGNNVDIDAEMTRLAQANVTYNAIADLMKRKMTGLHSIIRGN, from the coding sequence GTGTTGGACAAGCTGTTCGGCAAGAACGCAGAGGTGATGGCCAGTGCGCTGGACGGCCTCTCCATGCGTCAGAAGGCGATCGCCGAGAACGTCGCCAACGCCGACACCCCCCACTACAAGCGCTTCGAGGTCGCCTTCGAGGGGGCGCTCGCCAGGACCGTTTCGCGGCCCGACGCCTTCTCGGTCCCGATGGCGGCCACGCACCCGGGGCACTACCGGGTGGATGGTCCCCAGAGCCTCGACGACTTCCAGGCCACGGTCTCGCGATCCAGCGAGGTGACCATGCGCAACGACGGCAACAACGTCGACATCGACGCGGAGATGACGCGCCTGGCGCAGGCCAACGTCACCTACAACGCCATTGCCGACCTGATGAAGCGCAAGATGACCGGGCTGCACTCGATCATCCGCGGCAACTAG